Within Mustelus asterias unplaced genomic scaffold, sMusAst1.hap1.1 HAP1_SCAFFOLD_95, whole genome shotgun sequence, the genomic segment CACACGCCTGGAGACATAGACGGACCTCTCAGCAActacgtgggggaggggggtgggtggggaagacctgcggggagagagggggagggggtgattgaGGGAAGCCCAGGCATGCTAATATGCCCCGATCTTGCCTGTGCAGAGTCAAAAGGTCGGGCATGCTTTGATCGGCTGGCTGTGCACGTAATTATACTTATGGGGAGTCCGGATCATGCGGCACTCCGTCGGAATTGGCGGCTGTCGCTGAATTAAATCTGGGTGTCTTGGTCCATGTGTTTGACATTTACTGACCATTGATTGCGGAGGCCATAGAGCGCTTATCCAGTCACTGCGGCTACTTTCAGAGCAGCAATCACTGGTCAGATTGAACGTGTTCCAAGAGCGGAGTGAGGATGAGAAGGGTCTGGAGGAGATTCATGCGTGCTGGAAACTTCCCTCTATTCTTCCTTCGCCACAAATTCTGCCACAGCTACCGAAttattccaacattttctgattttgtgagAGGGGACTGTCTGGATATCTCCTGCCTCTCCAGGCGTTTTAATAGCTGTCATGTAAAGCCTCTTCCTCAAATGTTTGATACTATTTGGGAACTTACCTCCCTCTCATACCCCGAATCTGATGAATACCAACTGTTCCTATACGATTTCCCCTCGTGTTATTTTTTTCGGACGAGTTTACCTTTCGAGTCTGTCAGGGAGAGAAATCAGAAATGTTATTGGGAGAGTGTTCCAATGAATAAATTGTGCTGGATCAATTTCTTCAGTAGGTTGTATTTCAAACAAATATGCGGCAGTCGATACTTTCTCCAGAATAAAGTGAAGGAAGATGAGTTGTTTTAACATTTACAGCTGCTGCAGCTTCAGGCAGATTTCACACAGTGTAAACTGACAGAAGGAGATGTTGTCTAGACTCAGGAACCAGGAGCCTGGGACACTCTCACTGGACTATTTTCCAGAACAGGAAATCCTTTCACGGATGCAGTTCCCTGAATTGCCGATTCCATTCCAGATATGGACTGAACAAAGTTACTGAAACTTGAAGCagaaacttccccccccccccgccccccaccccccgccccctttcATAGTCGAGCCATCTCAATAGAAATGCTAAAATTCCAGGAGGATTTTTGATTACGTTTTGCACCTGGCCTTTGCATTTTGTGATCTGTACACATGGACCCTCAATAAAGCTCGAGTGTTGTTTGCTAATCACCATTGAGACGTTCTGGGATCCACCGTTTCATTTCTGCTTGAAGTCCTTTCAGGACGTTCATTCTCAACACGCCGAAAAATAAATATAGAATTTCGTTTGATGCCTATCAGTTCGAACATCCCTGGGCAAATAATTCCATATGTTATTGATTCAGGTCCGCCTGTTGCACATTGTGATATTTCCCATCACCAGGCGGTAGGGGGCAGTTATACTCAGAATTTACTGAGATAAACCAGCACTCGGTTCAATTTAAGGGAGGAATGGGGAAGAGTGTTCCAGAGGAATCGCTGTGAGACTGAACACGGCTTCTGGAGAGTATAAGAGTTGACACCTATTGAACTTGATGAAACATCTTTAATTGTAGAATTTCTTAATGCAGAAAAAGGGCATTCAGCCCGTTGAGTCGAACCgacagagcatctaacccaggtCGTACCCCAAGTTTTTACCACGATAATTCCCCTGAACGATACATCTTTAGATTAAGGGGCAACTAAAAGGAACCAGATTCAGAACCAATCATGATAGAATCTAATTAAGCGGATGTGAATACTTTTTGATAATAATTAGTGTGATTCTGATCTGTTGTTATTCAGCCCACAGATTTCCAAAACTAGTATCCAGAGCTTTCCCATGCTCCGGCAGATTGGAGATCCATAACGGTATAGAATCTGGCACAGTGTGTGACcttgacttggattggaatgACGCCAGAGTGGTCTGTGCTGAGCTTCAGTGCGGAATCGCCATTTCCATTAGAAGCGGGGCTTATTTTGGAGAGGGCGCTGGATTAATATGGAACGATAGACTTGAATGTCAAGGCAGCGAGACAGGCCTGATGTACTGCACCCTTGTTCCTGTAAATCGGTCCGAGTGCACCCACAGGAACGATGTCAGTGTGATCTGTTCCGGTGAGTGCAGACTTGTGAATATTCGAAAAATTTCTCTTAATATTTCAGCAATGGAGAGAttacatttctctttctctctaacaTGGACATACCTAACCAGACCTTCATATTTCACTGTAAATTTGTTGTaattttgaaacattatttcaaaATATGCACGTTTTTTGCAAATCAGAAATGTCTGCGTTTTTATTCGTGGTCTGAAATGAGCAGATTATTATTGTTGATTTCGAACCTTGGCTAAACATAGGTTTCTCTTAAACATTTGATATGACATTATTTGTGGAGCTGTTAGGTAGACGTGCTCTGCCTCCCAAGCCATGAACCCACTGCATGGATTATAGCAGACAATAACTGTGTTTGCATTTTAAAGAGGTTATTGGCGCAGCAGAATAAATGAAGCGTTTTATATTTCAAATATCTTGCATTAAACAAAATAATTGAATGAGCTTAGTAAAGCCATTGCAAGTGCATGTTTTACATCCAGCTGTTCAGGTGGAAAATTGTACTAATGTGTAGAGGAGATTTCAAAGCATGGATAACGTGTCAATAATGTGCATAACCTCCAGAAAAATACAGTAATCTTTCGAACGAAATTTATTTTCTGAATTATCCGGTCCGAGATTCTGTCTAATTTTGGAGGTTGCACTTACCATTTTATGCGCAGCTTATTGCTCCCAGAGGATATCGTTTTATAATTGCATCGTCATGCAATGCTTAAACACCGTGCACTTTATTTAAAATGTATACTGGACCTGTTCCAAAGACAGTATATTCTGCCAATGGCACATGAGCTTTTCTCTTCAGGATGGACTGTTCTCTTTGGGTTGAAGCACCTTCCTAAAAGCATCACACAGAATGTTAATTAGTTCTATGTGATCATTTGTGAATATTGGGCAATGATTGTAGATGCAGATATAAAGTGTGTTTTCCCGTTTACAAAAATAAACTGCCATGTGTTTTTCTAATTTCGATGTATAAATTATTTGGGTCTGGGTTTGTACCTGAAACAGGAAATCATGGGCCGAGATTGGTTGGTGGAAAGGACAGGTGCTCCGGCCGTGTGGAAGTGCTGCACGGAGAACACTGGGGGACGCTCTGTGATGCTTACTTTGGTTTAGAAGACGCCAGTGTGATCTGTGAGCATCTTCAGTGTGGAGTGGTAGAGAAAATCCCGAGAGGTGCAGCCTTTGGGAAGGGAAATGgcacaatgtggaaggagaacTACAGCTGTCGCGGCAACGAGTCCCGGTTGTTGGAGTGTCCGGTTTCATCCGTGGAAGAGTATCACTGCTCACATGAAAATGACGCCAGTGTCATCTGCACGGGTGAGTCCCGAAAGCAAAACACGTGGTGCTGGGATTAGTGAGGATATTTCTGCATTTAACCGCCCAAATGCTACCCCGTCCTTGAGTTCCATAAACATATATTATTCATCCGCTTATCAATGTATTTGCTTCAAATATGGAGCAGCCACGTTGGCTGTTCAGCCTCCTGTCTGGCTGTGCTCAGCAGCATCACATGACATCCTTCACCACTGCACCGGGGGAGCTGCTCTGGCGAAAGGTAATATTAATTTGAATTAATTTGCTGCACTGTAACCACTGTTGTCCATGTCTTTCTTCGCCTAGATGAAAACTGGTCACTGAGATTGATGAATGGGGGAAGTCGGTGTGACGGGCGAGTGGAGATTTACCACAACCAAAGCTGGGGCAGAGTGCACGACAGCCTCTGGGACCTGAATGACGCGAACGTGGCCTGCAGACAGCTGGGCTGCGGCGAAGCGGAAGCCTCCTATAACAATTCAAAGTACGGAGAGGGTGAAGGGCCTGTGTGGGTGAATGATGTCCGGTGTGAAGGAAACGAATCGCATCTCCGAAAGTGCACCATATTCACATTGAACCCGCATCGCAGTGACAGCATCGGCGTAGGGGTTCTGTGCTCAGGTGAATAAACAGGTCACTTTTCCAGAAACATAAAGGGAAAAATGTAATCTTGGTCAACTGGGGAATATACTTTACTTCTTCCTCGGGAACACGTAGCTGAGATATTTCACACTGGTGCTTGGATGCAGGACAGGACGCCccggaaagaaaaataaaacttaATAGTTTGGAATATGATGACAATaacaatttaataaaatcatttAACAACTTTACAAATCTCCAGGTAACTTCCCTCTGTAAATTGAGACCAACACAACTAAAGACAAATCGGCAATGGGGACTAATGTGCTGATCAGTGGGGTGGGTTTCAACAGCACaacgaagagagagagggggccacgTTTAAGAAGGGGATTGCAACCTTGTGTCCCAGTCACTCACATAATGACTGTTAAATAAGTATGAAGAAAGAagtatgaaagacatagatagggtgaacggtgggaagcttttccccgggtcggtggtgacgttcacgaggggtcataggttcaaggtgaagggggggggaggtttaacacagatatcagaaggacatattttacacagagggtcgtgggggcctggaatgtgttgccgggcaaggtggtggaggcggacacactgggaacgtttaagacttatctagacagctatatgaacggagtgggaatggagggatacaaaagagtggtcgagtttggaccagggagcggcgcgggctaattgttctttgtttctcgtttcaaggcttcattctatgatcatcttgctggtgccagtacagagcgagactgcggatagttgggaacctgtctcgggggcagggaattcatatggtgttcatggaagtggaaatgaatagggttgggaagcattttccgatcagggccagtgtgatctcctggactcgtttcgatcgcctcagggggtcggagaggaatttcccagattttttttcccccatattggccctggggttttcactctgggttttcgcctctccctggagatcacatggtctggagtgggggggggggggggtgggggtgagttaataggttgtgatgaacaaagcatcgtagctgtgagggacagctcggtggataggatattaggatgtagatcggctggaaaattgggcggggatcctggattcaggattcaatcctggaccggggagcggcgcgggcttggagggccgagggcctgttcctgtgctgtattgttctttgttcttgattgcTGCATGAAGCGTCAGATGGGAAGGAAAGCCAAAATCTTAGTTAAAGGTAATTTATTGgtaacaagtaaggctgacatgaacactggaatgaagttacagtgaaattccccgagtcgccacagtccaccgcctgcttgggtcaatgcacgtctttcagaatatgggcggaaaccggagcaaacccacgcagacacggggagaatgtacaaattccgcacagacagtgatccaagccaggaatcaaacccaggtccctggtgttgcgaacacagcagtgctaaccactgtgctgccgtgtggATTGGATCCATGAGCGGTGATTTTCATGATCGCTCGGGGTAGTGGGGCTGGCTCTGGCAGAGCGGTGAGCAGGAGTGGAGAGCATCGATATCTCTGAACATGACCATGATATTTTGAAGCCAATTTGTATTGACGGAAGAGAGTCCAATGCAGATCAAATAGCCAGGGCTGGCGGTGCTGTTGGTCAGtatgggggcaggggaagggattggggagggagggggtgcgagtGCGGGTTTATGCGTGCGCTGGTCGCTGCTGGTGAGTTGAAATGTGCGCGGTTCGTTTCGAAAAGTTCTGATTGCATTCACGTGTTTTGGAGGGGCGTCCATCAGAGTAGTTTTGAAATCTGCATTCTTGAGATAACAAGGAACTGATGAACCTTTTGGGTGAGTTCGCAAGAAAGGACACTGTCTGAAAGGTCAAGTCGCTGCCAGCCGACTTGCATATTTGCAGTACCTCTGATATGTTCCGATATATATGTGTGAACTGGTGAAGTGTCTAATGAAGTTTGCATGGCAAAATGAGGCAGTGAAAAACAAAGAATCAAATGTCTGCTTAAAACATTCTGTGTGGAACAACTAATTACCACAATTACATAATTGATGATAAAGCAAAACAAGCTTCAATGAGTGGGTCAGATCCAAACCGAAAACGGAAATGTTAATATGTAGAAGATTTGTAAACTCTCCATCATTTATTTTCCCTCCGAACAGAAACTGTTTTTTTCTGGAGCATAGATTATTGTCCCTGTCAACGGCAGTTAAAATGCAGGTTTTAATTGAGCTGGAATTTATACAATAGTTTGAATTTAGCAACGAGATGAATATGTTTAAGAAACATAATATGAAACTTTCATTATTCTATTAGAACACAAGCAGTTAAGGCTCTCTGGCGGTGGAAGCCGATGTGCGGGCCGACTGGAGATTTATCACAATGGGACCTGGGGCTCAGTTTGTGATGATTCCTGGGATCTGACAGACGCTGACGTGGTTTGCAAGCAGCTGGATTGTGGACACGCATTGCGGCTTCCTCTTCATACATCGGCTGGACCTGACGCAGACCCAATTTGGTTGGATGAGCTGGAATGCTCCGGGAGTGAATCATTACTCTGGGAATGTCCCCATGCATTGTGGGGGAACCACGACTGTAATCATAAAGAAGATGTGAAGATCATGTGCTCTGGTAACTGTCCTAACTTCAGTTACATTCGAACTTTCATACATGAGATATGTTCCTGATATACCTAAGGACGGCGCTCACCCTTCTGTCAAATCCCTCTCTGACTTTTTTTATTCTGGGCGTAATTATTGCTAAAGTATTTCGACAGCCGACTTCTAATGTGTTGCCTTATGTTTCTTTATCCCTCATTTCCTGACATAAATGCATCTTCCACTTAATATCACTGACTATTCTGATCACGAGCCTTAAGTTTCATCAGGTTATGTGTAAAATGTTCCGGATAACGACATTATTTTGCAAAGATATTTGATTTAATCACTTATTTCTCAAGAAGCATGCTGTCACTTTATTCTTCGCATCAAAATTCGCTCCATTCCACTTAGCAGGACGAAAACTAAGTTGTCATTGGCATGTGTATCCTGCCTGGTATTAACATTTTGATACATACTTTGCAGTCCTCTTCAGTATTAACTATACAAACCAGTTTGCTGCCACAAAAGACGTTCATTTTTACTGCCGATTACAAAGTCCCAAGGAGCAGCGACCGCAGCGCCAATCCATGTGAATCTCACACCGGAACTTTTGCTACTTAAGTAACGAGAAACTTAACAAactttttaaatttacttttaTACTGAATGCCTAGTTTCCCATTGTCTTTCATGGGCTTTCACTATGGGAACTTTTTGAACCTCTTCTGGTAGTCTGCGCACAGAGCATAAAGCATTGGCCCTCTCACCATTCCGACAagcaatcaatcttccccctcctttttggggagctgccccttttactttgtcctgctttaatctgagtttgtttatttggtttgacctaaaaagagggcaagcaATCAATCGGgtccatcattcaaatatttcgatTGAAATTCAATGTTGCTTATTCTTGATtatatctgtatttctgtgaccTTTGTGAAATAATTATGGCAAACCGTGAACTCAACttagacatatatatatatacatatatatatatgtacatatatataccCACAGTGCACTGTGGATACAGAATTGTTAATTGAACCATGTGGTTATTTATTACTTGCTTGACAGAGCACAAAGAGCTGCGTTTGGTGAAGGGAAAGCATCGCTGTGAGGGCAGAGTGGAAGTGTTCTATAATGGGACCTGGGGAACAGTTTGCTCTGAAAACCTGTATCAAGATGCTGGAACAGTGATCTGTAAACAGTTAGGTTGCGGCACATTCGTTTCCATCGACTATGACGCTCGCTCATTCGGAGAAGGATCCGGACCTATTTGGTTGGATGAGGTCGAGTGCCTTTCACACGAGTCGACCCTTTGGCAATGCCAGGCAGACCCGTGGGGTCAACACAACTGTCATCATCGGGAAGATGCAGGTGTCGTTTGTTCAGGTAACACAATCAATCATTTTGCTTGCAGGTGTGATTTGAAATATTGATGTTCCTCATGGAGTCAGCATGTTTATCTTATCAACAGGGGGAGACACACCGAAGCAAGAGCAGGACAGTGCAATCGGCTGCAAGCGAGAATCAGGTTCTTTCTCAACTTTAATAAAACAGCTATCTGCTTGTATTCCTCTCTTGTGCTACATCAAGGTTAATAATTTGTTGATTATCTTTGACAAATTTAGGGCAAAGTTTGCGCTTGGCTGGAGGTAACAACAACTGCTCCGGGAGATTGGAGGTATTGTGTAATAGAGCCTGGGGCACGGTTTGTGATGATTCTTGGGATATGAACGATGCCAGTGTTGTCTGCAGACAGCTGGGCTGTGGCTCTGCTCTCGAGGCCACAGGAGGGGCCGCTTTTGGGCAGGGTAACGGTCCTGTCTGGCTGGATGACGTCAGGTGTGCCGGAAGCGAAGCCTTTCTGTTTGACTGCCCTTCTTCGTCATTAGCTCAAGCTGACTGTGATCACAAGGAAGATGCCAGTGTGATTTGCTCCGGTAAGTGTTCCACTGATCGGTTCCGTTTGGGACTGTGCGACGTTGTCCGACCCATTTTT encodes:
- the LOC144484193 gene encoding scavenger receptor cysteine-rich domain-containing protein DMBT1-like, translated to MLRSFLTLITLQLLNCRPGNSQADPSEAVKLRLANGQSRCAGRVEIHYKGQWGTVDGYKWDQPDAGVVCGELGCGTALSAPGGAHFGEGSGPIVTYYVECKGSETALRDCRSGTWDHYGLPHSNDAGVICSAHRFPKLVSRAFPCSGRLEIHNGIESGTVCDLDLDWNDARVVCAELQCGIAISIRSGAYFGEGAGLIWNDRLECQGSETGLMYCTLVPVNRSECTHRNDVSVICSGNHGPRLVGGKDRCSGRVEVLHGEHWGTLCDAYFGLEDASVICEHLQCGVVEKIPRGAAFGKGNGTMWKENYSCRGNESRLLECPVSSVEEYHCSHENDASVICTDENWSLRLMNGGSRCDGRVEIYHNQSWGRVHDSLWDLNDANVACRQLGCGEAEASYNNSKYGEGEGPVWVNDVRCEGNESHLRKCTIFTLNPHRSDSIGVGVLCSEHKQLRLSGGGSRCAGRLEIYHNGTWGSVCDDSWDLTDADVVCKQLDCGHALRLPLHTSAGPDADPIWLDELECSGSESLLWECPHALWGNHDCNHKEDVKIMCSEHKELRLVKGKHRCEGRVEVFYNGTWGTVCSENLYQDAGTVICKQLGCGTFVSIDYDARSFGEGSGPIWLDEVECLSHESTLWQCQADPWGQHNCHHREDAGVVCSGGDTPKQEQDSAIGCKRESGQSLRLAGGNNNCSGRLEVLCNRAWGTVCDDSWDMNDASVVCRQLGCGSALEATGGAAFGQGNGPVWLDDVRCAGSEAFLFDCPSSSLAQADCDHKEDASVICSGPELSPTSPSTPSGHEDESTSIPLVICISLGVLLICELIALLAVMQRRSSINEPVAGSWDPPSVLYQAIYEEIDNIPPAKLSTQSRASVSSTIDSFNHVEYYTSHSLGDTDPALEYPEVESSSIQVPALSDYDDAEAETIDSHSGHLLLNRDPDGIFTLTSSSGDLGTLGHSHQQIQDVTSSDI